One stretch of Microbacterium terrae DNA includes these proteins:
- the dnaE gene encoding DNA polymerase III subunit alpha yields the protein MLDGAAKIGAMTQAAAEYGMPAIAVTDHGNTFAAFEFYNAAKAAGVKPIIGLEAYVTPGTHRSDKSRVQWGSPEQKSDDVSGSGAYTHMTMWSRSTEGMHNLFRLSSLSSMEGYYFKPRMDRELLQTYGQGLIATTGCPSGEVQTRLRLGQYDAARAAAAEFQDIFGKENYFAEIMDHGLSIERRVMTDLIRLSKDLSIPLVATNDSHYTHQHEADAHEALLCVQSGSTLDDPNRFKFDGDGYYIKTAQEMRQIFRDHPEACDNTLLIAERCEVEFNTSANYMPRFPVPAGETEDSWLIKEVEAGLHYRYPGGIPDKVRKQAEYETGIILQMGFPGYFLVVADFINWAKDNGIRVGPGRGSGAGSMVAYAMRITDLDPLEHGLIFERFLNPDRVSMPDFDVDFDDRRRGEVIDYVTEKYGSERVAQIVTYGTIKSKQALKDAGRVLGFPFSMGEKLTKAMPPAVMGKDMPLTGMFDSQHPRYKEASEFRALVDTDPDAKTVFDRALGLEGLKRQWGVHAAGVIMSSEPLLDIIPIMRREQDGQIVTQFDYPSCETLGLIKMDFLGLRNLTIISDALDNIRMNRDEELDLEHLELDDRGAYDLLTRGDTLGVFQLDGGPMRSLLRLMKPDNFEDVSAVIALYRPGPMGANSHINYALRKNGQQDVTPIHPELAESLKDILDISYGLIIYQEQVMAIAQKVAGFSLGQADILRRAMGKKKKSELDKQYEGFSGGMKERGFGEGAIKALWDILLPFSDYAFNKAHSAAYGLVSYWTAYLKAHYPAEYMAALLTSVGDSKDKMAVYLNECRRMGIKVLPPDVGESSRYFTAVGEDIRFGLGAVRNVGTNVVDGIVAARKDERFSSFHDFLGKVPMHVANKRTVESLIKAGAFDSLGDTRRALLEVHEDATEAAVDRKRNEAQGAIGFDFDSLYDAVEEVAPPKVPPRPEWTKKDKLAFEREMLGLYVSDHPLAGLEMPLAKHASISIHDLLASEDLGDGDQVTVAGLVTSVQHRVAKQSGNPYGMITVEDFNGEVTVMFMGKTYTEFQSMLVADSILVVRGRVSRRDDGMNLHAQSAFSPDLGSTDATGPLVLLMPEARANERLVGELAEVLRRHRGDTEVTLRLYKGQVAKVFEVPMPVQMSADLYGELKGLLGPQCLG from the coding sequence ATGCTCGACGGTGCGGCCAAGATCGGCGCGATGACGCAGGCGGCGGCCGAGTACGGGATGCCGGCGATCGCCGTCACCGACCACGGCAACACCTTCGCGGCGTTCGAGTTCTACAACGCCGCCAAGGCCGCCGGTGTGAAGCCGATCATCGGCCTCGAGGCGTACGTCACCCCGGGCACGCACCGCAGCGACAAGTCGCGTGTGCAGTGGGGCAGCCCCGAGCAGAAGAGCGACGACGTGTCGGGCTCGGGTGCGTACACGCACATGACCATGTGGAGCCGCAGCACCGAGGGCATGCACAACCTCTTCCGGCTCAGCTCGCTGTCGAGCATGGAGGGCTACTACTTCAAGCCGCGCATGGACCGCGAGCTGCTGCAGACCTACGGTCAGGGCCTCATCGCCACGACCGGCTGCCCGTCGGGCGAGGTGCAGACGCGCCTGCGGCTCGGCCAGTACGACGCCGCCCGTGCTGCGGCGGCCGAGTTCCAGGACATCTTCGGCAAGGAGAACTACTTCGCCGAGATCATGGATCACGGGCTCTCGATCGAGCGCAGGGTGATGACCGACCTCATCCGCCTGTCGAAAGACCTCTCGATCCCGCTGGTGGCGACGAACGACTCGCACTACACGCACCAGCACGAGGCCGACGCGCACGAGGCCCTCCTCTGCGTGCAGTCGGGCTCGACGCTCGACGACCCGAACCGCTTCAAGTTCGACGGCGACGGCTACTACATCAAGACCGCGCAGGAGATGCGGCAGATCTTCCGCGACCACCCTGAGGCGTGCGACAACACCCTGCTCATCGCCGAGCGCTGCGAGGTCGAGTTCAACACCTCGGCGAACTACATGCCGCGCTTCCCGGTCCCCGCCGGCGAGACCGAAGACAGCTGGCTCATCAAGGAGGTCGAGGCGGGCCTGCATTACCGGTACCCCGGCGGCATCCCCGACAAGGTGCGCAAGCAGGCCGAGTACGAGACCGGGATCATCCTTCAGATGGGGTTCCCGGGCTACTTCCTGGTGGTCGCGGACTTCATCAACTGGGCGAAGGACAACGGCATCCGCGTCGGTCCCGGCCGCGGATCGGGTGCCGGCTCGATGGTCGCGTACGCGATGCGCATCACCGACCTCGATCCGCTCGAGCACGGCCTCATCTTCGAGCGCTTCCTCAACCCCGACCGCGTCTCCATGCCCGACTTCGACGTCGACTTCGACGACCGGCGCCGCGGCGAGGTGATCGACTACGTCACCGAGAAGTACGGCTCGGAGCGCGTGGCCCAGATCGTGACGTACGGCACGATCAAGTCGAAGCAGGCGCTGAAGGATGCCGGGCGCGTGCTCGGCTTCCCCTTCAGCATGGGGGAGAAGCTCACCAAGGCGATGCCGCCCGCGGTGATGGGCAAGGACATGCCCCTCACCGGCATGTTCGACTCGCAGCACCCCCGCTACAAGGAGGCGAGCGAGTTCCGCGCGCTCGTCGACACCGACCCCGACGCGAAGACGGTGTTCGACCGTGCGCTCGGGCTCGAGGGGCTCAAGCGCCAGTGGGGAGTGCACGCGGCCGGCGTGATCATGTCGAGCGAGCCGCTGCTCGACATCATCCCGATCATGCGTCGCGAGCAGGACGGCCAGATCGTCACGCAGTTCGACTACCCGTCGTGCGAGACGCTCGGTCTCATCAAGATGGACTTCCTGGGGCTGCGGAACCTCACGATCATCTCCGACGCGCTCGACAACATCCGCATGAACCGCGACGAGGAGCTCGACCTCGAGCACCTCGAGCTCGATGACCGCGGCGCCTACGACCTGCTCACCCGCGGCGACACCCTCGGCGTGTTCCAGCTCGACGGCGGACCGATGCGCTCGCTCCTGCGCCTCATGAAGCCCGACAACTTCGAAGACGTCTCGGCCGTCATCGCGCTGTACCGTCCGGGCCCGATGGGGGCGAACTCGCACATCAACTACGCGCTGCGCAAGAACGGCCAGCAGGATGTCACCCCCATCCACCCCGAGCTCGCCGAGTCGCTCAAAGACATCCTCGACATCAGCTACGGCCTGATCATCTATCAGGAGCAGGTCATGGCGATCGCGCAGAAGGTGGCGGGCTTCTCGCTCGGCCAAGCAGACATCCTGCGCCGAGCGATGGGCAAGAAGAAGAAGTCCGAGCTCGACAAGCAGTACGAGGGCTTCTCGGGCGGCATGAAGGAGCGCGGCTTCGGCGAAGGCGCGATCAAGGCGCTGTGGGACATCCTGCTCCCGTTCTCGGACTACGCCTTCAACAAGGCGCACTCGGCGGCGTACGGACTGGTCTCGTACTGGACCGCCTACCTCAAGGCGCACTATCCGGCCGAGTACATGGCCGCGCTGCTCACCAGCGTGGGCGACTCCAAAGACAAGATGGCCGTGTACCTCAACGAGTGCCGTCGTATGGGAATCAAGGTTCTTCCGCCCGATGTGGGGGAGTCGAGCCGGTACTTCACCGCCGTCGGCGAGGACATCCGCTTCGGTCTCGGCGCCGTGCGCAACGTCGGCACGAACGTCGTCGACGGAATCGTCGCCGCGCGCAAAGACGAGAGGTTCTCGTCGTTCCACGACTTCCTCGGCAAGGTTCCGATGCACGTCGCGAACAAGCGGACGGTCGAATCGCTCATCAAGGCCGGCGCGTTCGACTCGCTCGGCGACACCCGCCGCGCCCTGCTCGAGGTGCACGAGGATGCGACCGAGGCCGCCGTCGACCGCAAGCGGAACGAGGCGCAGGGGGCGATCGGGTTCGACTTCGACAGCCTGTACGACGCCGTCGAAGAGGTCGCACCGCCCAAGGTGCCGCCGCGGCCCGAGTGGACCAAGAAGGACAAGCTGGCCTTCGAGCGCGAGATGCTCGGCCTCTACGTCTCGGACCACCCGCTGGCCGGGCTCGAGATGCCGCTCGCGAAGCATGCGTCGATCAGCATCCACGACCTGCTCGCGTCTGAGGACCTCGGCGACGGCGATCAGGTCACCGTCGCGGGCCTCGTGACGAGCGTGCAGCACCGGGTGGCCAAACAGAGCGGCAACCCGTACGGCATGATCACCGTCGAGGACTTCAACGGCGAGGTCACCGTGATGTTCATGGGCAAGACCTACACCGAGTTCCAGTCGATGCTGGTGGCCGATTCGATCCTCGTGGTCCGCGGCCGCGTGTCGCGACGCGACGACGGCATGAACCTCCACGCGCAGTCGGCCTTCAGCCCCGATCTCGGATCGACGGATGCGACGGGCCCGCTCGTGCTGCTGATGCCCGAGGCCCGGGCGAACGAGCGCCTCGTCGGCGAGCTCGCCGAGGTGCTCCGTCGCCACCGTGGCGACACCGAGGTCACCCTGCGTCTGTACAAAGGCCAGGTCGCGAAGGTATTCGAAGTGCCGATGCCGGTGCAGATGAGCGCCGATCTGTACGGCGAACTGAAGGGCCTGCTCGGCCCGCAGTGCCTCGGCTGA
- a CDS encoding quinone-dependent dihydroorotate dehydrogenase, giving the protein MYPLLFRTVLSRMDPENAHHAAMAVIRVLGVRPFSWVARAVTRPAPHLATTALGLTFESPFGVAAGFDKDVKGAAGLHALGFGHVEVGTLTAIPQEGNPRPRLFRLIPDRAVVNRMGFNNHGAEAAAARLTKLRRRAKRTVLGVNIGKSRVVDVDAATADYVRSATLLAPLADYLVVNVSSPNTPGLRGLQAVETLRPLLQAVKDAAGLTPLLVKIAPDLPDDEVTAIAGLAVDLGLAGLIATNTTISREGLVTDPTVVEAAGAGGLSGAPLAERSLAVLRIVRAAVPADFCVISVGGVETAADVRARLDAGADLVQGYTAFLYRGPLWARQINRGLAAGR; this is encoded by the coding sequence ATGTATCCCCTCCTCTTCCGCACCGTCCTGTCGCGCATGGACCCCGAGAACGCGCACCACGCTGCGATGGCCGTCATCCGCGTCCTCGGCGTGCGGCCCTTCTCCTGGGTCGCGCGGGCGGTCACACGGCCGGCGCCCCACCTCGCGACCACGGCGCTCGGCCTCACGTTCGAGTCGCCCTTCGGTGTCGCAGCCGGTTTCGACAAAGATGTGAAGGGCGCGGCGGGTCTCCACGCGCTCGGCTTCGGCCACGTCGAGGTCGGAACCCTGACGGCGATCCCGCAGGAGGGAAACCCGCGTCCGCGTCTATTCCGCCTCATCCCCGACCGCGCGGTGGTCAACCGCATGGGGTTCAACAACCACGGCGCCGAGGCAGCCGCGGCGCGACTGACCAAACTGCGCCGCCGCGCGAAGCGCACCGTGCTCGGCGTCAACATCGGCAAGAGCCGCGTCGTCGACGTCGATGCCGCGACTGCCGACTACGTCCGCAGCGCGACGCTCCTCGCCCCGCTCGCCGACTACCTCGTGGTCAATGTGTCGTCACCGAACACGCCGGGACTCCGCGGCCTGCAGGCCGTCGAGACCCTCCGTCCGCTGCTGCAGGCGGTGAAGGATGCCGCGGGCCTCACCCCGCTCCTGGTGAAGATCGCCCCCGACCTCCCCGACGACGAGGTGACCGCGATCGCCGGCCTCGCCGTCGACCTCGGGCTGGCGGGGCTCATCGCGACGAACACGACGATCTCGCGCGAGGGGCTCGTGACGGATCCCACCGTGGTCGAGGCGGCGGGCGCCGGCGGTCTGTCGGGTGCGCCGCTCGCCGAGCGCTCGCTCGCGGTGCTGCGGATCGTGCGCGCCGCCGTTCCTGCCGACTTCTGCGTCATCTCGGTCGGGGGAGTGGAGACGGCAGCCGACGTGCGCGCGCGACTCGACGCCGGGGCCGACCTCGTGCAGGGCTACACCGCGTTCCTCTACCGCGGCCCGCTCTGGGCGCGCCAGATCAACCGCGGACTCGCCGCCGGTCGCTGA
- the hisD gene encoding histidinol dehydrogenase, with product MLRTIDLRGRALTDPELLAAVPRAQAARADALATASRIVADVAERGEAALREQSEQFDGVTGHDIRVPASHFDEALAAVDPAVRTALEEAIRRVRIGSAAQVPAPVVTEIGPGARIEQRWRPVARAGVYVPGGKAVYPSSVVMNVVPAQVAGVAQVAIASPPQREFGGRVHPDILAAARLLGVDEVYALGGAGAVAALAHGVESIGLAPVDTVTGPGNNFVAAAKRAVAGLVGVDAEAGATEILVVADDRADPVLVAADLISQAEHDEQASSVLVTTSSSVAERVRAEVAARVATTRNSARAIAALEGQQSAIVLVDDVDTAIRFSNAYAPEHLEIILAAPRVDDFTNAGAIFVGPYTPVSLGDYLAGSNHVLPTGGQARYSPGLSAATFLRPQQVIEYDRAALAVVADGIVALADAEALPAHGEAVTARFEAEASAEA from the coding sequence ATGCTTCGCACCATCGACCTGCGCGGTCGCGCCCTCACCGATCCGGAGCTGCTCGCCGCCGTTCCCCGTGCCCAGGCGGCGCGGGCGGATGCGCTGGCGACGGCATCCCGCATCGTCGCCGACGTCGCGGAGCGCGGCGAGGCCGCGCTGCGCGAGCAATCCGAGCAGTTCGACGGTGTGACGGGGCACGACATCCGCGTCCCGGCGTCCCACTTCGACGAGGCGCTCGCGGCTGTCGACCCCGCTGTCCGCACAGCGCTTGAAGAGGCGATCCGCCGCGTCCGGATCGGGAGCGCCGCGCAGGTGCCCGCGCCGGTCGTCACCGAGATCGGCCCCGGCGCACGAATCGAGCAGCGCTGGCGCCCGGTCGCCCGCGCCGGCGTCTATGTGCCGGGCGGCAAGGCGGTGTACCCGTCGTCCGTCGTGATGAACGTCGTCCCCGCGCAGGTCGCCGGTGTCGCGCAGGTCGCGATCGCCTCGCCTCCGCAGCGCGAGTTCGGCGGCCGCGTGCACCCCGACATCCTCGCCGCCGCGCGCCTCCTCGGTGTCGACGAGGTGTACGCGCTCGGCGGCGCGGGCGCGGTGGCCGCGCTCGCACACGGCGTCGAGTCGATCGGCCTCGCGCCGGTCGACACGGTGACGGGCCCCGGCAACAACTTCGTCGCCGCGGCGAAGCGCGCCGTGGCCGGTCTCGTCGGGGTGGATGCCGAGGCTGGCGCCACCGAGATCCTCGTCGTCGCGGACGACAGGGCCGACCCGGTCCTGGTCGCCGCCGACCTCATCAGTCAGGCCGAGCACGACGAGCAGGCCTCGTCCGTGCTCGTCACGACCTCGTCGTCGGTCGCCGAGCGCGTTCGTGCCGAAGTCGCCGCGCGCGTCGCGACCACCCGCAACAGCGCGCGCGCGATCGCGGCGCTCGAGGGACAGCAGTCCGCGATCGTCCTCGTCGACGACGTCGACACGGCGATCCGCTTCAGCAACGCGTACGCTCCGGAGCACCTCGAGATCATCCTCGCCGCCCCGCGCGTCGACGACTTCACCAACGCCGGTGCGATCTTCGTCGGCCCGTACACGCCGGTGAGCCTCGGCGACTACCTCGCCGGGAGCAACCACGTGCTCCCCACCGGAGGCCAGGCCCGGTACTCGCCGGGACTGTCGGCGGCGACGTTCCTGCGCCCCCAGCAGGTGATCGAGTACGACCGCGCCGCCCTCGCCGTGGTCGCAGACGGCATCGTGGCGCTGGCCGACGCCGAGGCGCTGCCCGCGCACGGAGAAGCGGTCACCGCGCGCTTCGAGGCCGAGGCATCCGCCGAGGCGTAG
- the nrdR gene encoding transcriptional regulator NrdR: MHCPFCRHPDSRVIDSRTSDDGLSIRRRRQCPQCSGRFTTIETASLSVIKRSGVIEPFSREKVASGVRKACQGRPVTDADLAVLAQTVEESVRQTGASQLDTNEIGLAILGPLRELDEVAYLRFASVYQAFDSLEDFESAIAQLREDHPRDRRGSDAEASVDQS; the protein is encoded by the coding sequence ATGCACTGCCCGTTCTGCCGCCATCCCGACTCCCGCGTGATCGACTCGCGCACGAGCGACGACGGTCTCAGCATCCGTCGCCGCCGTCAGTGCCCGCAGTGCAGCGGCAGGTTCACGACCATCGAGACGGCGAGCCTGTCGGTGATCAAGCGATCCGGCGTGATCGAGCCGTTCAGCCGCGAGAAGGTCGCCTCCGGCGTACGCAAGGCGTGCCAGGGGCGTCCGGTGACCGACGCCGACCTCGCCGTCCTCGCGCAGACCGTCGAGGAGTCGGTGCGCCAGACCGGCGCGTCGCAGCTCGACACCAACGAGATCGGGCTCGCGATCCTCGGACCCCTGCGCGAACTCGACGAGGTCGCCTACCTGCGCTTCGCGAGCGTGTACCAGGCGTTCGACTCCCTCGAGGATTTCGAGAGCGCCATCGCCCAGCTGCGTGAAGACCACCCGCGCGATCGGCGCGGCTCCGACGCCGAGGCATCCGTCGACCAGAGCTGA
- a CDS encoding DUF3043 domain-containing protein: MANNTAPASNDAPSDGTVLNGAPLGKGRPTPSRSEQEAARKRPLVPDTKEAKARAKADLAAQREKARVGMANGDQKYLPARDQGPQRKFVRDFVDSGLHLGEAVMPAMVVVILMTFVPNAAVQYFSFVGLWIFILFVIGDMVITSIRVKRAARAKFGADRLEKGLGWYASMRSVQMRFLRLPKPQVKIGQRPV, translated from the coding sequence GTGGCCAACAACACCGCCCCCGCGTCGAACGACGCCCCGTCGGACGGCACCGTTCTCAACGGCGCCCCCCTCGGCAAGGGGCGTCCGACCCCTTCCCGCTCCGAGCAGGAAGCCGCCCGCAAGCGACCGCTCGTCCCCGACACCAAAGAGGCGAAGGCCCGCGCCAAGGCCGACCTCGCCGCCCAGCGCGAGAAGGCCCGCGTGGGTATGGCCAACGGCGACCAGAAGTATCTGCCGGCACGCGACCAGGGTCCGCAGCGCAAGTTCGTGCGCGACTTCGTGGATTCGGGACTGCACCTCGGCGAGGCCGTGATGCCCGCGATGGTCGTCGTCATCCTGATGACCTTCGTGCCGAACGCCGCGGTCCAGTACTTCTCGTTCGTCGGCCTGTGGATCTTCATCCTCTTCGTCATCGGCGACATGGTCATCACATCGATCCGCGTGAAGCGCGCCGCGCGCGCGAAGTTCGGCGCCGACCGCCTCGAGAAGGGTCTCGGCTGGTACGCGTCGATGCGCTCGGTGCAGATGCGGTTCCTCCGCCTGCCCAAGCCGCAGGTCAAGATCGGTCAGCGCCCGGTCTGA